GTGCGATCGCATGAATTGGTAAAACCTGTTGTGCGGCCCCTAACTCTACTGCTGCTTTGGGCATTCCAAACACAACAGAAGAAGCTTCATCTTGAGCGATGGTGAAACCACCAGCTTGAGCGATCGCCTGCATTCCCTCTGCTCCATCTCTTCCCATACCAGTTAACAAGATTCCCACACATGCTTGACCATAAAATTTAGCAACAGATGTAAATGTGACTGTTACCGAAGGGCGATGTCCTGCTACTGGCTGTGAGTTAGAGTAAACAAATCTACCCCTTTCATCAAGTTCTAAATGCTGTTGTTCTGGGGGAAAATAAATCCTCCCTGGTTTTGGCATATCCCCTGTTTGGGCAATTTGAATTGGTAATCGACAACCAACAGCTAACCAATCAAGTAATCCCTGCAAAAAACCGACATAAATATGTTGTATGCAAATCACTGGCAAGGGAAAATCTAATGGTAATTTAGTTAACAACTCTTTCAGGGCTTGGGGTCCACCTGTAGATGCACCAATAACCACGACTTTGGGTCTAGCGAAAGATTGAGAAGAAAAAACAGCAAGATTTTCTACTGGGAAATCTTGTGTTTGTGTAGGTAGTTTCCGCTTTTTTCTA
Above is a genomic segment from Fischerella sp. JS2 containing:
- the cheB gene encoding chemotaxis-specific protein-glutamate methyltransferase CheB, with amino-acid sequence MNIRVLLVEDSQIALVLLKRILNSSSEIEVVGEAYTGLEALKLIPKLEPDVICTDLHMPQMNGLELTTEVMELYPRPILVISVSVQTDDSRNIFQLLDAGAVDIFPKPTLGLIVDDEVFKNELINKIKILSGVKVFRKKRKLPTQTQDFPVENLAVFSSQSFARPKVVVIGASTGGPQALKELLTKLPLDFPLPVICIQHIYVGFLQGLLDWLAVGCRLPIQIAQTGDMPKPGRIYFPPEQQHLELDERGRFVYSNSQPVAGHRPSVTVTFTSVAKFYGQACVGILLTGMGRDGAEGMQAIAQAGGFTIAQDEASSVVFGMPKAAVELGAAQQVLPIHAIAPRLLSLLQNNFLDL